One stretch of Chlamydia abortus DNA includes these proteins:
- a CDS encoding YebC/PmpR family DNA-binding transcriptional regulator, translating to MAGHSKWANTKYRKERADHKRGKIFSRTIKELMAAVKMGGPDPKTNARLRMIIQKAKDQNIPNENIERNLKKATSADQKNFENVTYELYGHGGVGIIVEAMTDNKNRTASDMRIAVNKRGGSLVEPGSVLYNFVRKGACYVPKSSIDEAVLLPHVIDVGAEDLDNDDDEHFLVLCDPVELASVKEKLTALGVACSEEKLIYVPLRLVDCDEQDGEANLALIEWLEKIDDVDEVYHNMA from the coding sequence ATGGCAGGACATAGTAAGTGGGCAAATACAAAATACCGTAAAGAACGAGCTGATCATAAGAGAGGGAAAATCTTTTCCCGAACGATAAAAGAGTTAATGGCAGCTGTGAAAATGGGTGGTCCGGATCCTAAAACCAACGCACGCTTACGTATGATCATACAAAAGGCGAAAGATCAAAATATCCCCAATGAAAATATTGAAAGAAACCTCAAGAAAGCCACGTCTGCAGATCAGAAGAATTTTGAAAATGTGACTTATGAGCTTTATGGTCACGGAGGTGTGGGGATTATCGTCGAAGCCATGACGGATAATAAAAATCGCACTGCCTCGGATATGCGTATAGCTGTGAATAAGCGAGGGGGATCCCTGGTTGAACCCGGCAGTGTTCTGTATAACTTTGTTCGTAAGGGAGCCTGTTACGTGCCTAAGAGTTCCATAGATGAGGCTGTATTACTCCCTCATGTCATTGATGTAGGAGCTGAAGATCTTGATAATGATGATGATGAGCATTTCCTTGTGCTCTGTGACCCCGTAGAATTAGCCTCTGTAAAAGAGAAGTTAACCGCATTGGGTGTGGCATGCTCTGAGGAAAAGCTGATTTATGTTCCTTTACGTCTCGTAGATTGCGATGAACAAGACGGTGAAGCCAATCTTGCTTTGATTGAATGGTTAGAGAAGATTGATGATGTTGATGAGGTATACCATAATATGGCCTAA
- the tarP gene encoding type III secretion system actin-recruiting effector Tarp has translation MSSPINNQPITNVTTTTTTTPVVTTSTSFGGHVVSTTGTEAAETTSQTVNTTAEQAVSQAESDAGAVVFTTERSVSTTSPSTGSVGTTATAANLLGSQILGLGRSRTDSTSSSDSDALSDISSTPSSHDSGNVGSTEDLTSTSGDVDLGDLEGLRGTEAADGAARPDGPGGLPDMALPKYDPTDKASIIKFLSTPSVQAKLQTKAGHIVYMDEARGSFIFVRNGDWSTAESIAVTNGKTKEPITDVKDLEMCIAKFCVGYETMHADWTNNIQPRIAGQTGETGHYDHLLMSMKFKTTVLYGPWNSKESSSNYTPSVWRRGTKCESGAIWGDVGGLKGINWNNVQRPNEGMVFSRETSSPTQQQPQPVPYAQPVINVNLGGISTSVNVTGGTTTTTVTSTTTQPTDTSDNGVDNDQNVDETNFDDTETESTGTQEDHSIQFSDEGNGFDSLEPAPPGPPPPTQGGVNITGMPKDSLQQVLQNVRQHLDTVYDQNSEHHEGNQDLGTVVRTSENGAYKPTVLLNKDQGSGGGGVQRRESNDNEDSELGNILGRVREHLDVVYPEGGNGEAIPVNQNLGEVIRDVEAGKTPKPTQPEGIFVAKRVNVDANGEIVNNNSKTETGSRTNTRIETGSRTSNLMGATSGDGPEGLEHLLPQLRAHLDESFDAQGNLITPQKTNVGKLVKAFQERTGSGGIVAPMPAQSTVIASRPVQQQSATISVLPQAQTAETVAPREAPDLHGAARDVASSLSNLLEAATPSVGQQVSTPAPQQQVASSTPVAGSRETATLTKGEAPSGIPEAAGNVIQALSNVAKKIQMFEQGSRLLQEALDSADTESTQRKQLADAARNVTTQLSKTLSKATGSPPPPPQRRS, from the coding sequence ATGTCGAGTCCAATTAATAATCAGCCTATAACGAATGTCACAACTACTACGACCACAACTCCTGTAGTAACGACGTCAACAAGCTTCGGGGGACATGTTGTCTCTACTACAGGGACTGAGGCTGCGGAAACAACGTCACAAACTGTGAACACAACAGCAGAGCAAGCCGTATCTCAAGCCGAGTCCGACGCAGGAGCTGTGGTGTTTACAACGGAAAGAAGTGTATCCACAACATCTCCCTCTACAGGAAGCGTGGGGACAACTGCTACAGCAGCAAATTTATTAGGGTCGCAGATTCTTGGACTTGGAAGATCGAGAACCGACAGTACATCCAGTAGTGATAGCGATGCCTTATCGGATATTTCAAGTACGCCCTCATCGCACGACTCGGGGAATGTGGGGAGTACAGAAGATCTTACAAGCACTTCAGGAGATGTAGATTTAGGCGATTTAGAAGGACTCCGAGGAACAGAAGCTGCGGATGGGGCGGCAAGACCTGATGGTCCTGGTGGTCTTCCGGACATGGCGCTACCTAAATATGATCCTACGGATAAAGCCTCGATTATCAAGTTCCTATCCACCCCTTCTGTACAGGCGAAATTACAGACAAAAGCTGGTCACATCGTTTACATGGACGAGGCTCGAGGAAGTTTTATTTTCGTCAGGAACGGCGATTGGAGTACTGCAGAATCCATAGCTGTAACAAATGGAAAAACAAAGGAGCCGATTACAGACGTTAAAGACCTTGAGATGTGTATTGCCAAGTTTTGCGTAGGCTACGAAACTATGCATGCAGATTGGACAAACAACATCCAGCCACGCATAGCAGGGCAAACCGGAGAAACCGGTCATTATGATCACCTGCTTATGAGCATGAAATTTAAAACCACTGTGCTTTACGGCCCATGGAATTCCAAGGAATCGAGTAGCAACTACACACCTTCTGTATGGCGTCGAGGAACTAAATGTGAATCTGGAGCCATCTGGGGCGATGTTGGTGGTCTGAAAGGAATTAACTGGAATAACGTACAAAGACCCAACGAGGGCATGGTATTCTCTAGAGAAACTTCCTCCCCCACGCAACAGCAACCACAACCTGTGCCTTATGCTCAACCTGTGATTAACGTGAACTTGGGAGGCATCAGTACGAGTGTAAACGTAACCGGTGGAACAACAACGACTACCGTCACCTCGACAACTACGCAACCTACGGACACCTCTGACAATGGTGTGGATAATGACCAAAATGTAGACGAGACAAACTTTGACGATACAGAGACAGAAAGTACCGGCACTCAAGAAGATCATAGTATTCAATTCTCTGATGAAGGCAACGGCTTCGATAGCTTAGAACCGGCACCTCCTGGACCCCCACCACCAACTCAAGGCGGTGTAAATATTACAGGAATGCCAAAAGACAGCTTACAGCAAGTTCTGCAAAATGTTCGTCAACATTTAGATACGGTCTATGATCAAAATAGCGAACACCACGAAGGGAACCAAGATTTGGGTACTGTTGTCAGAACATCGGAAAATGGCGCCTACAAACCTACAGTATTGTTAAATAAGGACCAAGGTAGTGGGGGCGGAGGCGTCCAAAGGCGAGAATCTAATGACAATGAAGACAGCGAATTAGGCAATATCTTGGGTCGAGTCCGTGAGCACTTGGATGTTGTTTATCCCGAGGGCGGTAATGGAGAGGCAATTCCTGTAAATCAAAATCTAGGAGAGGTCATTCGAGACGTTGAAGCAGGCAAGACTCCCAAGCCTACGCAACCTGAAGGCATATTCGTTGCAAAACGAGTGAATGTAGACGCAAATGGAGAGATCGTTAACAACAACTCCAAAACAGAGACGGGATCCCGCACAAATACCAGAATCGAGACGGGGTCACGTACAAGTAATTTGATGGGAGCGACATCTGGAGATGGCCCCGAAGGCTTAGAACATTTATTACCTCAGCTACGAGCTCATCTGGATGAATCGTTTGATGCGCAAGGGAACCTGATTACTCCGCAAAAAACCAACGTAGGAAAGCTAGTTAAAGCCTTCCAAGAACGGACAGGATCCGGTGGTATTGTGGCACCCATGCCTGCCCAATCTACGGTAATCGCGAGCCGACCTGTCCAACAACAATCTGCAACAATTTCCGTACTTCCGCAAGCGCAAACAGCTGAGACAGTTGCTCCTCGAGAGGCTCCCGATCTCCATGGTGCTGCTCGAGATGTAGCAAGTAGTTTATCTAACTTATTAGAAGCTGCGACACCCTCTGTGGGTCAGCAAGTATCCACTCCGGCTCCACAACAACAGGTAGCCTCATCGACTCCTGTAGCAGGATCTAGAGAAACAGCAACGTTGACAAAAGGAGAAGCTCCTTCAGGCATTCCCGAAGCAGCTGGAAATGTTATACAAGCGTTAAGTAATGTGGCTAAAAAAATTCAGATGTTCGAACAGGGATCACGACTACTACAAGAAGCTCTGGATAGCGCCGATACGGAATCTACGCAAAGGAAACAGCTCGCTGATGCAGCAAGAAACGTGACCACACAATTATCCAAAACGTTATCTAAAGCTACGGGATCGCCTCCCCCACCCCCACAACGGCGCTCGTAG
- the murA gene encoding UDP-N-acetylglucosamine 1-carboxyvinyltransferase → MAAAEVFGGCVLEGSVRVSGAKNSTTKLLVASLLSDRKCVLRNVPDIGDVRLTVELCRSLGSIVHWDKQAEVIEIHTPEIHMSEVSAQFSRVNRIPILLLGALLARCPEGVVVPCVGGDAIGERTLNFHFEGLEQLGAKVAYDGHGYQAAAPKGLIGAYITLPYPSVGATENLILASVRAQGRTIIKNAALEVEILDLILFLQKAGVEITTDNDRTIEIFGCEDFYEVDHWVIPDKIEAASFGMAAVLTGGRVFVENAEQHLMIPFLKTLRSIGGGFSVTETGIEFFYNEPLKGGVVLETDVHPGFLTDWQQPFSVLLSQAEGSSVIHETVHENRLGYLRGLQKMGANCELFYQCLSSKACRYATGNFPHSAIIHGVTPLKASQLVIPDLRAGFAYIMAALIAEGGPSLIKNTQLLDRGYYNWVDKLNSLGAKIHLLSLDPVAF, encoded by the coding sequence ATGGCAGCAGCTGAAGTTTTTGGTGGTTGTGTGTTAGAAGGTTCTGTGCGGGTATCCGGGGCAAAAAACTCTACAACCAAGTTGCTTGTTGCGTCATTATTATCGGATCGCAAATGCGTTTTGCGTAATGTCCCTGATATAGGAGATGTACGTTTAACTGTTGAATTGTGCCGTTCTTTAGGTTCTATCGTACATTGGGATAAACAAGCAGAAGTCATAGAAATTCATACGCCTGAGATTCATATGTCCGAAGTATCCGCACAGTTTTCTCGGGTAAATCGTATTCCTATTTTATTATTAGGAGCTTTACTTGCTCGTTGTCCGGAAGGTGTCGTTGTTCCTTGTGTTGGGGGAGATGCTATAGGGGAAAGGACGCTAAATTTTCATTTTGAGGGTTTGGAACAGCTAGGAGCCAAAGTTGCCTATGATGGGCATGGATACCAAGCTGCTGCTCCTAAAGGTCTTATCGGAGCTTATATTACTCTTCCTTATCCTTCCGTAGGAGCTACGGAGAATTTGATACTCGCTTCTGTCCGTGCTCAAGGCAGAACAATCATCAAGAATGCTGCTTTAGAAGTAGAAATCTTGGATCTTATTTTGTTTTTACAAAAAGCAGGAGTGGAGATTACGACAGATAATGATAGGACTATAGAAATTTTTGGTTGTGAGGATTTTTATGAAGTAGATCATTGGGTGATCCCTGATAAGATAGAAGCCGCTTCGTTTGGCATGGCTGCTGTACTTACCGGAGGGCGCGTTTTCGTAGAAAATGCCGAGCAACATCTGATGATTCCCTTTCTTAAAACCTTACGCTCTATAGGAGGAGGGTTTTCAGTCACAGAAACAGGAATCGAATTTTTTTATAACGAACCATTAAAAGGTGGTGTTGTATTAGAAACCGACGTACATCCTGGATTCCTTACAGATTGGCAACAACCTTTTTCAGTTCTTCTCTCCCAGGCAGAAGGATCTTCTGTGATTCATGAAACTGTGCATGAGAACCGGCTAGGGTATTTACGCGGTTTACAGAAAATGGGAGCCAATTGCGAACTGTTCTACCAGTGTTTAAGCTCAAAGGCTTGCCGTTATGCAACAGGCAATTTCCCCCATAGTGCGATCATTCACGGAGTCACACCATTGAAAGCTTCTCAACTTGTTATTCCCGATTTGCGTGCGGGTTTTGCCTATATTATGGCAGCGCTCATTGCAGAGGGCGGCCCATCCTTAATCAAAAACACCCAGTTGTTAGATCGGGGATATTACAATTGGGTAGACAAACTGAACTCTTTAGGAGCAAAAATCCACTTATTGTCTTTAGATCCCGTGGCTTTCTAA
- the argS gene encoding arginine--tRNA ligase — protein MTLLSYLSSLCREAILSAFPQIETISPDITQSTKELFGHYQCNDAMKLARTLKMPPRAIAESIVKQISKNNFSSIEIAGAGFINFTFSKEFLNLSLQSYSRDLSSGFRVQDPKKVVIDFSSPNIAKDMHVGHLRSTIIGDCLARIFTFVGHDVLRLNHIGDWGTAFGMLITYLQEESSEDIESLEDLTILYKKAHVRFAEDAEFKKRSQTNVVALQSGDPKARKLWERICEISERAFQKIYNILDIQIEKRGESFYNPFLPEIIEDLEKKNLITVSDEAKCVFHEGFSIPLMVQKRDGGYNYATTDLAAMRYRVEQDHADRIIIVTDMGQSLHFQLLEATALAAGYLPNKDVFSHVGFGLVLDSEGKKFKTRSGENIKLQELLDTAIDQAVATLKKHRPEMSDAEITERAPVLGMNAIKYADLSSHRVSDYVFSFEKMLRFEGNTAMFILYGYVRIQGIKRRLGIEKLSLESAANIQEPSEEALALALLRFPEAIDITLKELCPHFLTDYLYMLTNKFHAFFRDCHIEGSPHQKERLYLCALVEKTLATGMHLLGLQTLDRL, from the coding sequence ATGACTCTTCTTTCCTATCTCTCTTCTTTATGTCGAGAAGCGATTCTATCCGCATTCCCTCAAATAGAGACAATTTCTCCTGACATCACACAATCAACAAAAGAGCTTTTCGGCCATTACCAATGTAATGATGCGATGAAACTTGCCCGCACATTAAAAATGCCGCCTAGAGCCATTGCTGAATCTATAGTGAAGCAGATCTCCAAAAATAATTTTTCTTCTATAGAAATTGCGGGTGCTGGATTTATTAACTTCACATTTTCAAAAGAATTTCTCAACCTAAGTTTACAATCATATTCTCGGGATCTATCTTCAGGATTTCGTGTTCAAGATCCTAAAAAAGTCGTTATAGACTTTTCTTCTCCAAACATTGCTAAGGACATGCACGTAGGCCATCTACGTTCTACCATTATCGGTGATTGTTTAGCTCGTATATTTACTTTTGTTGGTCATGACGTTTTAAGATTGAATCACATTGGTGATTGGGGAACAGCGTTTGGCATGCTCATTACTTATCTTCAGGAGGAATCCTCTGAGGATATCGAAAGTCTTGAAGATCTAACGATTCTATACAAAAAAGCACACGTGCGTTTTGCTGAAGATGCAGAATTTAAGAAACGATCACAAACAAATGTTGTTGCTTTACAATCTGGGGATCCCAAAGCACGAAAACTTTGGGAGCGCATTTGTGAAATTTCTGAGCGAGCTTTCCAAAAGATTTACAATATTTTAGACATCCAGATAGAGAAACGCGGGGAATCTTTCTACAATCCATTTCTTCCTGAGATTATCGAGGACTTAGAAAAGAAAAATCTCATCACGGTTTCCGATGAGGCGAAATGTGTTTTTCATGAAGGTTTTTCTATCCCTCTCATGGTACAAAAACGTGATGGCGGCTACAACTATGCGACTACGGATTTAGCTGCTATGCGTTATCGTGTGGAGCAAGACCATGCGGATAGAATTATTATTGTTACCGACATGGGACAATCTTTACATTTTCAACTTCTTGAGGCTACGGCATTAGCTGCTGGCTACCTTCCCAATAAAGACGTCTTCTCTCATGTAGGTTTTGGCCTTGTTCTGGATTCTGAAGGGAAAAAATTCAAAACGCGTTCTGGAGAAAATATTAAACTCCAGGAGTTGTTAGACACAGCTATAGATCAAGCTGTGGCAACTTTAAAGAAGCACCGCCCAGAGATGTCTGATGCAGAAATTACGGAACGTGCTCCTGTTCTCGGTATGAATGCTATCAAATATGCGGATCTTTCCTCTCATCGTGTAAGCGACTATGTTTTCTCTTTTGAGAAGATGCTGCGTTTTGAAGGCAATACAGCCATGTTTATTCTTTATGGTTATGTACGTATCCAAGGAATAAAACGGCGGTTAGGCATTGAAAAACTTAGCTTAGAGTCTGCGGCGAATATTCAAGAGCCTTCCGAAGAGGCATTAGCTTTAGCATTATTACGTTTCCCAGAAGCTATTGATATCACTCTCAAAGAGCTCTGTCCTCACTTCCTAACTGACTACCTTTATATGCTGACGAACAAGTTTCATGCTTTTTTCAGAGACTGTCATATTGAAGGATCTCCTCATCAAAAAGAACGTCTCTATCTTTGTGCTCTTGTTGAGAAGACCCTAGCTACGGGTATGCATCTATTAGGGCTACAAACTTTAGATAGATTGTAA
- a CDS encoding lysophospholipid acyltransferase family protein, with product MIFTVCKFLTRVAFTLLYRHKVYGVKKHLVKGAAIIAANHNSYLDPIALHLSVRGCLYHLARSTLFSNRFTGWLYKEWGCYPVKKGGGNAAACKAAFEILKKKKKLIIYPEGERSPTGELLPGKVGVGLIAIKARVPVIPVYIGGTYDIFNRYQKFPKIWKTVTCVFGTPLTFDDLIDQESLNSKEAYQIATDRIMSKIAELKTWYEHGCIGEVP from the coding sequence ATGATATTTACAGTTTGTAAATTTCTTACTCGAGTTGCCTTTACCCTACTCTATAGACATAAAGTGTATGGAGTAAAAAAGCATCTTGTTAAAGGAGCGGCTATTATTGCTGCAAACCACAATTCTTATTTGGATCCCATAGCTTTGCACCTATCTGTTCGTGGGTGTTTATATCACCTAGCGCGTTCTACATTATTTAGTAATCGGTTTACTGGATGGTTGTATAAAGAATGGGGGTGCTACCCTGTCAAAAAAGGGGGGGGAAATGCTGCAGCTTGTAAAGCTGCTTTCGAAATTTTAAAAAAGAAAAAAAAGCTCATTATTTATCCTGAAGGGGAGCGGAGCCCAACCGGAGAGCTACTTCCTGGAAAAGTTGGTGTGGGTTTAATAGCGATCAAAGCTCGCGTTCCTGTTATTCCTGTATATATTGGCGGGACCTACGACATTTTCAATCGTTATCAAAAATTTCCTAAAATTTGGAAAACTGTGACCTGTGTTTTTGGCACACCACTCACTTTTGATGATTTGATTGATCAAGAGTCTCTAAATTCTAAAGAAGCTTACCAAATAGCCACGGATAGGATCATGAGCAAAATCGCAGAGCTAAAAACTTGGTATGAACATGGTTGTATTGGAGAGGTTCCTTAA
- the cmk gene encoding (d)CMP kinase, producing the protein MIITIDGPSGTGKSTIAKALAKDLNFNYCNTGAMYRTLAYTYLCEPWKHLAIQELIDNPPFSFSFVSGQPLEAFLEGNLLSVELGTPEVANMASKLSQLPEVRFFMQQLQRKYAELGNCVFEGRDMGSKVFPDADVKIFLTASAEVRALRRLKDLPHNSLSKEAVYAQLIKRDETDSQRSLDPLVIPEGAVVLDSSDLTISQVLEKISALISPKLP; encoded by the coding sequence AATAGATGGTCCCTCAGGAACAGGGAAAAGCACAATAGCCAAGGCTTTGGCAAAAGACTTAAACTTCAACTACTGCAATACGGGGGCGATGTATCGCACCTTGGCCTACACATACTTGTGTGAACCATGGAAACACCTCGCGATTCAAGAACTGATTGACAACCCGCCATTTTCTTTTTCCTTTGTTTCCGGGCAGCCCTTGGAAGCTTTTTTAGAAGGAAATCTTCTCTCTGTAGAGCTTGGGACTCCAGAAGTGGCCAATATGGCTTCGAAATTGTCTCAACTTCCTGAAGTACGTTTTTTCATGCAGCAACTACAAAGAAAGTATGCAGAATTAGGGAATTGTGTGTTTGAAGGAAGAGATATGGGTTCTAAGGTATTCCCTGATGCGGATGTAAAGATCTTTCTTACTGCGAGTGCTGAAGTGCGTGCTTTGCGAAGATTAAAAGATCTTCCCCATAATTCTCTTTCAAAAGAAGCTGTGTATGCTCAACTCATCAAACGTGATGAAACAGATAGCCAACGTTCTCTCGATCCTCTAGTGATTCCGGAAGGAGCTGTGGTTTTAGATTCTTCAGATTTGACAATAAGCCAAGTTCTAGAGAAAATTTCAGCTTTAATTTCCCCGAAATTGCCATGA